In the Alkaliphilus oremlandii OhILAs genome, one interval contains:
- the ybaK gene encoding Cys-tRNA(Pro) deacylase has translation MANVKTNAMRILDKAGIPYKIYTYEQKDGLVDGISVAGKIGQPFEKVYKTLVTQGASREYYVFIVPVNEELNLKAAAKSVNEKNVEMIKSTDITKVTGYIRGGCSPVGMKKEYKTVLDSSCNRVDRLIVSAGKIGYQIEIATADLIRLIRCEVESIVMDKQVDGA, from the coding sequence GTGGCAAACGTAAAAACCAATGCAATGAGAATTTTAGATAAAGCGGGAATCCCTTACAAGATCTATACCTATGAACAAAAGGATGGCTTAGTTGACGGCATTTCAGTTGCAGGAAAAATAGGACAACCCTTTGAAAAAGTATATAAAACTTTGGTTACCCAAGGTGCCAGCAGAGAATACTATGTTTTTATTGTTCCTGTCAATGAGGAACTAAATTTAAAAGCAGCGGCAAAGTCCGTCAATGAAAAAAATGTGGAAATGATTAAGAGTACAGATATAACCAAGGTAACGGGGTATATTCGAGGTGGTTGCTCTCCCGTAGGAATGAAGAAAGAATATAAAACAGTTTTAGACAGTTCCTGTAATCGTGTAGATCGGCTCATTGTAAGTGCAGGAAAAATCGGTTATCAAATTGAGATTGCTACAGCGGATTTAATCCGCTTAATCCGCTGTGAAGTTGAGTCCATTGTCATGGATAAACAGGTAGATGGAGCCTAG
- a CDS encoding DUF4342 domain-containing protein, which produces MTITIEMIDELKKRANISFEEAKMVLERYDGNIVESLIYLEKQKKTKSTLFEEKENLFNKVKVVTAKGNAIRFIVSKDDRNVLNLSLTASIILGICTFHITFVALIVALFAGYRFRFERNGSDMKVNSILNKVHNDVDDFRKEMKDDFTK; this is translated from the coding sequence ATGACAATCACAATAGAAATGATTGATGAGTTAAAGAAAAGAGCAAATATAAGCTTTGAAGAAGCAAAGATGGTCTTAGAAAGATACGATGGCAACATCGTAGAATCTTTAATTTATCTTGAAAAGCAAAAGAAAACAAAATCCACATTATTCGAGGAAAAAGAGAATCTCTTTAATAAGGTAAAAGTGGTCACGGCGAAAGGGAATGCGATTCGATTCATTGTGAGCAAGGATGACCGAAATGTACTGAATTTATCCTTAACAGCAAGTATTATCTTAGGAATTTGTACATTCCATATTACTTTCGTAGCGTTGATCGTTGCTTTATTTGCTGGATATCGATTTAGATTTGAGCGAAATGGCAGTGATATGAAAGTAAATTCCATACTGAACAAAGTTCATAACGATGTAGATGATTTTAGAAAAGAAATGAAAGATGATTTTACAAAATAA
- a CDS encoding RNA polymerase sigma factor, producing MLKIENLYRQYKQDVFYYLMGLTHNPTLSEDLLSETFLKAIHALPRFKENSSIKTWLFGIARNLWLQHLRGFKAQVEYDDLLEIYITESMEDRLIAKETIFRIHELLSTKDERTRNIVNMRIDGFSYSEISEKIGVSESSARVIDFRVKKWIQSKLEMEGLH from the coding sequence GTGCTTAAAATTGAAAATTTATATCGGCAATATAAGCAGGATGTATTTTATTACTTAATGGGTCTTACTCACAATCCCACTCTTTCAGAGGACTTGTTGTCTGAAACCTTTTTAAAGGCGATCCATGCGCTCCCAAGATTCAAAGAGAATTCATCGATTAAAACATGGCTATTCGGTATCGCAAGAAATTTATGGCTCCAGCATTTACGGGGCTTCAAGGCACAAGTAGAATACGACGACCTTTTAGAGATTTATATTACGGAGAGTATGGAGGATCGTCTGATAGCGAAAGAAACCATCTTTCGAATTCATGAATTATTGTCTACAAAGGATGAGCGAACACGCAACATCGTCAATATGCGTATTGACGGCTTTTCCTACAGCGAGATTTCTGAAAAAATAGGGGTATCGGAAAGCTCCGCACGGGTGATTGACTTTAGAGTGAAAAAGTGGATTCAATCAAAGCTGGAAATGGAGGGATTACATTGA
- a CDS encoding zf-HC2 domain-containing protein, protein MNRKHISCDVCLDLIPLVVDHVASNDSKALVYEHIKACENCRAEFEGFGVITEDTVNDRKIISSIKKHLFFTGFTFIMTGALIGILISNSFAMFYNFLIMPIVGSCAYFVLKKKYYWAPVGIFMASYIWLLIQSIFDGAISQGFQVAVFFIPIFLSTIYAFLTILGIIIAALLKFALRKEERS, encoded by the coding sequence ATGAATAGGAAACATATTTCTTGCGATGTATGTTTGGACTTAATACCTTTAGTGGTCGATCATGTTGCAAGCAACGACAGTAAAGCTTTGGTCTATGAACATATCAAAGCATGTGAAAATTGTAGAGCAGAATTCGAAGGATTTGGTGTAATTACCGAAGATACCGTTAACGATAGGAAAATTATATCCTCCATTAAAAAACATCTTTTTTTTACTGGATTTACATTCATTATGACCGGTGCTCTCATCGGTATCTTGATTTCAAATTCCTTTGCCATGTTCTATAATTTTTTGATTATGCCTATCGTGGGTAGCTGTGCTTATTTTGTCTTAAAAAAGAAATACTATTGGGCTCCTGTAGGAATTTTTATGGCGTCTTATATCTGGTTATTGATCCAAAGTATTTTTGACGGCGCTATATCCCAAGGTTTTCAGGTAGCAGTTTTCTTTATCCCTATATTTTTAAGCACTATCTATGCCTTCCTTACGATCCTTGGTATTATCATCGCTGCACTCCTAAAATTTGCATTGAGAAAAGAGGAAAGATCATGA
- a CDS encoding response regulator transcription factor, with the protein MSKKKILIVEDEIKIARFLELELTHEGYDVEQAHDGREGVQKAQNEPFDLIILDIMLPHINGIEVLRKIRQTSTIPIIMLTAKDEVMDKVIGLDMGANDYMTKPFAIEELLARIRAALKAGRQLVSKENTLQLGNLKLDTDMYKVTYGTEIIELTKKEFDLLHYFLENKNIVLTRDKILQAVWGYDYIGDTNIVDVYIRYLRSKIDDKYNIKLIHTVRGVGYILKHE; encoded by the coding sequence ATGAGCAAAAAGAAAATTTTGATTGTAGAAGACGAGATTAAGATTGCCAGATTTTTAGAGCTGGAGCTAACCCATGAAGGATATGATGTAGAGCAGGCACATGATGGAAGGGAAGGGGTTCAGAAAGCACAGAATGAACCCTTCGATTTAATAATTCTGGATATCATGCTACCTCACATCAATGGGATAGAGGTCCTAAGAAAGATTCGACAAACTTCTACGATTCCTATTATTATGTTGACGGCAAAGGACGAGGTCATGGATAAGGTCATCGGGCTAGATATGGGCGCCAATGATTATATGACGAAGCCCTTTGCCATAGAAGAGCTTCTAGCTAGAATCAGAGCTGCTTTAAAAGCCGGCAGACAGCTTGTTTCCAAGGAAAACACCTTACAGCTTGGCAACTTAAAGTTAGATACAGATATGTACAAAGTTACCTACGGCACTGAAATCATTGAACTGACAAAAAAAGAATTTGATCTGCTGCACTATTTTTTAGAGAATAAAAATATTGTATTGACTCGAGATAAAATTCTTCAAGCGGTATGGGGGTATGACTATATTGGAGATACCAATATAGTAGATGTGTACATCCGATATTTGAGAAGCAAAATAGATGATAAATACAATATCAAGCTGATTCATACCGTTAGAGGGGTGGGTTATATTTTAAAGCATGAATAA
- a CDS encoding methylated-DNA--[protein]-cysteine S-methyltransferase, with product MKNIFFYHTPIGKIGIAESNNAITHVYFDEEIHEKDMEIKETPVLKEAGRQLMEYFEGIRKDFDLPLAPQGTAFQQKAWKALQEIPYGETRSYGDIAKRIGNPKACRAVGMANNRNPIGIIIPCHRVIGANGKLVGYGGGLHIKAYLLKLEKEKVNA from the coding sequence ATGAAGAATATATTTTTTTACCATACACCAATAGGGAAAATCGGTATTGCTGAAAGCAACAATGCTATAACTCATGTTTATTTTGACGAAGAAATCCATGAGAAGGATATGGAAATAAAAGAGACACCGGTTTTAAAAGAAGCAGGAAGACAACTTATGGAATATTTCGAAGGTATTAGAAAGGATTTTGATCTACCTCTTGCACCCCAAGGAACAGCCTTTCAACAGAAAGCATGGAAAGCCTTACAGGAGATTCCTTATGGAGAGACGAGAAGCTATGGTGACATAGCAAAGCGTATAGGCAATCCAAAGGCATGTCGTGCGGTTGGAATGGCAAACAATCGCAATCCCATTGGGATTATCATTCCTTGTCATCGGGTGATTGGTGCCAATGGAAAATTGGTAGGCTACGGCGGGGGCTTGCATATTAAAGCGTATCTTTTAAAACTTGAGAAAGAGAAAGTAAATGCTTAA
- a CDS encoding YfjL-like protein, whose translation MKNNKGLFKIIALVMAIGLIGAILFVTNSFIGNPVSASFAKKAAKKHIEKNYSDLDLIIEKPRYNFKFGEYIVKASSKTSIDTHFNIYYRNGQIRYDDYDSYVLGKFNTLSRLQEECANLVRPILSEVQGLESNRTMVLVEKWEYEQKNGAIQLDMNFDRSLPVDMQITLQSDLENPSLKNVAHLLETAHHLLTNHGFKFTSYHLYSEHKDILLMVDGVQPADIESGNLESLLEDALNYEDKDEDYDVEKGEDKPEAPERIRVFIKDGRTQ comes from the coding sequence ATGAAAAATAATAAAGGTTTGTTCAAAATTATTGCTTTGGTAATGGCCATTGGCTTAATCGGGGCTATTTTATTTGTAACGAATTCCTTCATTGGAAATCCCGTATCTGCATCTTTTGCCAAAAAGGCTGCAAAAAAACATATTGAAAAAAACTATTCAGATCTAGATCTTATCATTGAAAAGCCTCGCTACAATTTTAAGTTTGGAGAATATATCGTAAAGGCATCATCGAAAACCAGTATCGATACCCATTTTAATATTTATTATCGCAATGGCCAGATCCGATATGATGACTACGACTCCTATGTTCTTGGAAAGTTTAACACACTGAGCAGATTGCAAGAAGAATGTGCCAACTTAGTCCGACCAATTTTATCGGAGGTTCAGGGATTAGAAAGTAATAGAACCATGGTGCTCGTGGAGAAGTGGGAATATGAACAAAAAAACGGTGCCATTCAATTGGATATGAACTTTGATCGAAGTCTCCCAGTGGATATGCAAATTACCCTTCAATCAGATTTAGAGAATCCTTCTTTAAAAAATGTGGCCCATTTGTTAGAAACTGCTCATCATCTACTGACGAACCATGGATTTAAATTTACATCCTACCATCTTTATTCAGAGCACAAGGATATTCTCCTAATGGTTGATGGTGTTCAGCCGGCGGATATTGAAAGTGGGAATCTAGAGAGCTTATTAGAGGACGCACTGAATTACGAGGATAAGGATGAGGATTATGACGTAGAAAAAGGAGAAGACAAACCAGAAGCTCCTGAGAGAATCCGAGTTTTTATTAAAGATGGCCGCACACAATAA
- a CDS encoding lysoplasmalogenase family protein, translated as MKHKKRVLKIALAIIFVFYCLFIYRDMHHTSGFFPTYILKYISILFCFFITLMIGKDSIHKRDRTLLQFGMLCTVFADFFFLILNHYIVGIGFFCLVQIIYYFRYKGRIIPSILFRFLLGFLLIIGIHLLLNLLEVKVEWILTMASFYALCIITSVIESIHVLKVNGYPAINRWLIVLGMVLFLLCDINVALSYLMKSYAIELYGTSATLIWIFYLPSQVFLSLSGYRLNRIK; from the coding sequence GTGAAGCATAAAAAGCGGGTTCTAAAAATAGCACTGGCAATAATTTTTGTATTCTATTGTCTATTCATCTATAGGGATATGCATCATACATCTGGATTCTTCCCCACCTATATCCTAAAATATATATCGATCCTATTCTGTTTTTTCATCACCCTGATGATTGGAAAAGATTCAATTCATAAAAGGGATCGAACATTGCTCCAGTTCGGAATGCTTTGTACCGTATTTGCAGATTTCTTTTTTCTTATTTTAAACCATTACATTGTAGGCATCGGTTTTTTCTGTCTCGTTCAAATAATTTACTATTTCAGATATAAGGGCAGGATCATTCCTTCCATACTCTTTCGATTTTTGCTGGGTTTTTTATTGATAATAGGCATTCATTTGCTATTAAATCTGTTGGAAGTAAAGGTAGAATGGATCCTCACTATGGCATCTTTTTATGCCCTATGTATCATTACAAGTGTGATTGAATCTATCCACGTATTGAAAGTCAATGGATATCCAGCCATCAATAGATGGCTTATTGTATTGGGCATGGTTTTATTTCTTTTATGTGATATCAATGTAGCTCTATCTTATTTGATGAAATCCTATGCCATAGAGCTTTATGGTACTTCAGCTACTTTGATATGGATTTTTTACTTACCGTCCCAGGTATTCCTGTCTCTTAGTGGATATCGTTTGAATCGAATAAAATAA
- a CDS encoding mechanosensitive ion channel family protein, whose protein sequence is MIKFIYDLLLNYNFNERLSIFLSNILAIIFIILTCIVADFVVQKVLLRTLTAYIKRTKNKWDDIFLEKKVFETLSRIVPGALIHLWAPVFPTYQILIQRIAFSYIIFIILLTLDKSLDTIHHIYQEFPVSKARPIKGYLQVIKIVVYVIGIIVIISVLINRSPLILLSGIGAATAVFILVFQNSILGLVASIQLTSNNMLQIGDWIEMQKYEADGNVIDISLHTVKVQNWDKTITTIPTHVLISDSFKNWRGMQEAGARQIKRSIHIDMTSIKFCNEEMLDRFKEIEYIKNYIEEKTLEIDHHNQKLNAIPSNMVNGRHLTNIGVFRMYITNYLKHHPNVHKDMIQVVRQLQPTANGLPIEIYVFSKEILSVKYEAIQSDIFDHILAIIPEFDLRLYQSPTGHDFKNLNS, encoded by the coding sequence TTGATTAAATTTATTTATGATTTACTACTGAATTACAATTTTAATGAAAGACTCTCCATCTTTTTATCCAATATATTGGCGATTATTTTCATCATACTCACCTGCATCGTCGCCGATTTTGTTGTGCAAAAAGTTTTACTTCGAACTTTAACCGCCTATATCAAAAGAACGAAAAATAAATGGGACGATATTTTCTTAGAAAAAAAGGTTTTTGAAACCCTGTCCCGCATTGTGCCCGGCGCTTTGATTCATCTTTGGGCACCTGTATTTCCTACTTATCAAATCTTGATTCAACGAATTGCTTTTTCCTATATCATTTTTATTATTTTGTTGACCTTGGATAAATCCTTAGATACCATCCATCATATTTATCAAGAATTTCCTGTTTCTAAGGCAAGACCCATCAAGGGATATCTTCAGGTCATTAAAATCGTGGTCTATGTCATTGGCATTATCGTAATCATCAGTGTTCTAATCAACCGTTCTCCATTGATATTACTTAGTGGTATCGGTGCGGCTACAGCAGTTTTTATTTTAGTTTTTCAGAACTCAATTTTAGGTCTGGTGGCCAGCATTCAGCTCACATCCAACAACATGCTTCAAATAGGCGATTGGATTGAAATGCAAAAATATGAAGCTGACGGAAACGTTATTGATATTTCTCTTCACACCGTAAAGGTACAGAATTGGGATAAAACCATCACTACCATTCCGACTCACGTGTTGATATCCGATTCTTTTAAGAATTGGAGAGGTATGCAGGAAGCAGGCGCTCGACAAATCAAAAGATCCATTCATATCGACATGACCAGCATCAAATTTTGTAATGAAGAAATGCTGGATCGTTTTAAAGAAATTGAATACATTAAAAACTACATCGAAGAAAAGACTTTAGAAATCGATCATCATAATCAAAAGCTCAATGCCATACCATCGAATATGGTCAATGGAAGACATTTAACCAATATCGGTGTATTTAGAATGTATATCACAAATTATTTAAAGCATCATCCAAATGTGCATAAAGATATGATTCAGGTTGTAAGACAGCTTCAGCCTACTGCAAACGGTTTGCCTATAGAAATCTATGTTTTCTCAAAAGAGATCCTTTCTGTAAAATACGAAGCCATACAGTCGGATATATTCGATCACATTTTAGCTATCATTCCGGAGTTTGATCTTCGTCTTTATCAAAGTCCAACAGGTCATGATTTCAAAAACCTCAACAGTTAA